The proteins below come from a single Pradoshia eiseniae genomic window:
- a CDS encoding ROK family transcriptional regulator, producing the protein MKWNQQVVKLNNKQIILQAIRDKAPISRADLSQMLGLTKGTISSLVSELIEENLCLESGPGESSGGRRPVMLLFNNSAGYTIGIDVGVNYILGILATLDGAIIRKKKQRTENKDYPAAVAKIISMIQDLHQSVPESPYGVVGIGIGIPGIVNNEGDILLAPNLGWEHKNLRQEIENAFSIPVIIENEANAGAYAEKTLGAGQECDNMVYVSAGIGIGVGFILNGQLFKGSNGISGEMGHMSIQYDGLPCPCGNKGCWELYASERALLRKAESLLPDQNDLSLEDLMNPEAHDLKPLFCEVGTFLGIGITNIANTFNPEKIIIGNRLAMAKDLMTDSIMSTVKKRSLKNSQTDLQISFSNLSVYSAALGAAAFGAEHFLAMDLHQKKVNIF; encoded by the coding sequence ATGAAGTGGAATCAGCAAGTTGTCAAACTGAACAATAAACAAATCATCCTGCAGGCAATCCGCGATAAGGCGCCAATCTCACGTGCCGACTTATCCCAAATGCTCGGACTGACTAAAGGAACAATCTCCTCTCTAGTGAGTGAACTGATTGAGGAGAATCTTTGCTTGGAATCAGGCCCCGGAGAATCAAGCGGCGGCAGACGCCCTGTCATGCTTCTATTCAATAACAGCGCTGGATATACCATCGGCATTGATGTCGGTGTCAATTACATACTCGGCATACTGGCCACCTTGGACGGAGCGATCATCCGCAAGAAAAAACAACGAACCGAAAATAAGGATTATCCCGCTGCTGTCGCCAAGATTATCTCCATGATTCAGGATCTTCACCAATCCGTTCCTGAAAGCCCTTATGGCGTTGTCGGTATCGGCATCGGAATTCCCGGTATTGTCAATAACGAAGGCGATATCTTACTTGCCCCAAACCTTGGATGGGAGCATAAGAATCTCCGTCAGGAAATCGAGAACGCTTTCTCTATCCCAGTCATCATTGAAAATGAGGCAAATGCAGGCGCCTATGCGGAGAAAACCCTCGGTGCTGGCCAGGAATGTGACAATATGGTCTATGTCAGTGCCGGCATCGGGATTGGCGTCGGCTTTATCTTGAACGGACAGCTCTTTAAAGGGTCTAACGGGATATCCGGTGAAATGGGGCATATGTCCATCCAATATGACGGACTCCCTTGCCCATGCGGAAATAAAGGCTGCTGGGAGTTATACGCATCTGAACGCGCATTGCTTAGGAAGGCCGAATCCCTTCTGCCTGACCAGAATGATCTTTCCCTGGAGGATTTGATGAATCCAGAAGCTCATGATCTGAAACCGCTATTTTGTGAGGTTGGAACCTTTCTCGGCATCGGCATCACCAATATCGCCAATACGTTCAATCCTGAGAAAATCATCATCGGCAACCGGCTTGCTATGGCAAAGGACTTGATGACAGATTCCATCATGTCAACGGTAAAGAAAAGAAGCCTAAAGAACAGTCAAACCGATCTTCAAATCAGCTTCTCCAATCTATCCGTCTATTCGGCCGCATTAGGAGCCGCCGCCTTTGGGGCAGAGCATTTTCTTGCGATGGATCTGCATCAAAAAAAGGTAAATATCTTTTAG
- the xylA gene encoding xylose isomerase, whose translation MSYFSNVQQIQYEGPNSQKDFSFRYYNPKEQVNGQTMEELLRFAVSYWHTFTAEGTDPFGQGTMLRPYNHLSGLDLAKARVEASFEFYEKLQVPFFCFHDVDIAPEGTSLAETNKNLDAIVAMIKDYMKTSKTKLLWNTANMFSHPRWVHGAGTSPNADVFAYAAAKVKKGLEVGKELGAQNYVFWGGREGYETLLNTDMKLELDNLARLFHMAVDYAKEIGFDAQFLIEPKPKEPTKHQYDYDVATALSFLQAYDLADSFKFNIEANHATLAGHTFEHELRVARIHGMLGSVDANQGDPLLGWDTDEFPTDLYSTTLAMYEIIKNGGLGRGGLNFDAKVRRGSFEAEDLFHAHIAGMDSFAIGAKVAQKLIDDKVLDEFVEDRYSSFKDGIGLEIVEGKADLKSLEQYALGLGEIANQSGRQERLRAIVNAYLLDVLR comes from the coding sequence ATGAGCTATTTTTCAAATGTACAGCAGATTCAGTATGAAGGACCGAACAGCCAAAAGGATTTTTCATTCCGTTATTACAATCCGAAAGAGCAAGTGAATGGACAGACGATGGAAGAATTGCTGCGTTTCGCTGTGTCTTATTGGCATACTTTTACCGCAGAGGGTACGGATCCATTCGGACAAGGCACGATGCTAAGACCATACAACCACTTATCTGGATTGGATTTGGCGAAGGCACGTGTAGAGGCTTCATTTGAATTCTACGAAAAATTGCAAGTCCCATTCTTCTGCTTCCACGATGTCGATATTGCACCGGAAGGAACGAGCCTTGCTGAGACGAATAAAAATCTGGATGCTATTGTCGCGATGATTAAGGATTACATGAAAACAAGCAAGACAAAGCTTCTCTGGAACACGGCTAATATGTTCTCCCATCCGCGCTGGGTACATGGGGCAGGCACTAGCCCGAATGCTGATGTATTTGCTTACGCGGCAGCGAAGGTTAAGAAGGGGCTTGAAGTCGGCAAGGAGCTTGGCGCACAGAACTATGTGTTCTGGGGCGGACGTGAAGGCTATGAGACATTATTGAACACAGATATGAAGCTTGAGCTGGATAATCTGGCCCGTCTTTTCCATATGGCGGTTGACTATGCGAAGGAAATCGGTTTTGATGCCCAGTTCCTGATTGAACCGAAACCGAAGGAACCGACCAAGCACCAATATGATTATGATGTGGCGACTGCCCTATCATTCTTGCAAGCCTATGACTTGGCGGATTCCTTTAAGTTTAATATAGAAGCGAACCACGCGACACTTGCCGGCCATACATTTGAGCATGAACTACGCGTTGCCCGTATTCATGGTATGCTCGGCTCCGTTGATGCAAACCAAGGCGACCCGCTCCTTGGCTGGGATACGGATGAATTCCCGACAGACTTGTATTCTACGACATTAGCGATGTATGAAATTATCAAGAATGGCGGCCTTGGAAGAGGAGGGTTGAACTTTGACGCGAAAGTGAGAAGGGGCTCCTTTGAAGCGGAAGACTTATTCCACGCCCATATCGCTGGCATGGACAGCTTTGCGATTGGCGCGAAGGTCGCGCAGAAGTTAATCGATGACAAGGTGCTGGATGAGTTCGTTGAGGATCGCTACAGCAGCTTCAAGGATGGCATAGGGCTTGAAATCGTCGAAGGAAAAGCAGACTTGAAGTCATTGGAGCAATATGCGCTTGGGCTTGGAGAGATTGCTAATCAGTCTGGCAGACAGGAACGATTGAGAGCGATTGTGAATGCTTATTTACTAGATGTTCTTCGCTAA
- the xylB gene encoding xylulokinase, translating into MKYVIGIDLGTSSVKALLMNELGEVCGEATKPYPLIQKKAGYSEQAPEDWVEQTTEVLKELVTRFEGKGNLDDIVGISFSGQMHGLVLLDESHEVLRPAILWNDTRTTKQCEEIYQTAGRERILSITKNPALEGFTLPKLLWVKEHEPDLFERASVFMLPKDYVRFKMTGAIHSEYSDAAGTLLLDVPNKKWSKEICDIFGIKDSLCPPLLESHGFAGTLTPEFSRNTGLLAETKVFAGGADNACGAIGANILSEGATLCSIGTSGVILSYEAEDDLDFGGLVHYFNHGKEDAFYTMGVTLSAGYSLSWFKEQFAKEETMEQLLAGVEDIHPGANGLLFTPYLSGERTPHPDAKIRASFIGVDATHTRAHFARAVMEGITFSLNESIEIFREKGKTIDTIVSIGGGAKNPAWLQMQADIFSARVVTLNKEQGPALGAAILAAYGAGLFASLAECAKVFTAYKDEYMPNQENVEHYRKLYALYKKVYPQTKEICESLMEYR; encoded by the coding sequence ATGAAGTATGTGATTGGAATTGACCTTGGGACAAGCTCGGTCAAGGCTTTGCTTATGAATGAGCTGGGAGAGGTGTGCGGTGAGGCAACGAAACCTTATCCGCTCATCCAAAAGAAAGCAGGCTACAGTGAACAAGCACCGGAGGACTGGGTGGAGCAAACAACAGAGGTGCTGAAGGAGCTTGTCACGCGGTTTGAAGGGAAAGGGAACTTGGATGATATTGTCGGCATCAGCTTCTCTGGGCAAATGCATGGGCTTGTTCTCTTGGATGAGAGTCATGAAGTGCTGCGTCCGGCCATTCTCTGGAATGATACGCGAACGACAAAGCAATGTGAGGAAATCTATCAGACGGCAGGCAGGGAGCGTATTCTATCTATCACGAAAAACCCTGCCTTGGAAGGATTCACCCTGCCAAAGCTGTTATGGGTGAAGGAGCATGAGCCAGACCTTTTTGAGAGGGCGTCCGTATTCATGCTGCCGAAGGATTATGTACGTTTTAAGATGACAGGGGCGATTCATAGCGAATATTCGGATGCGGCCGGAACGCTCCTTTTAGATGTTCCGAATAAGAAGTGGAGCAAGGAGATATGTGATATCTTTGGGATAAAGGATAGCCTTTGTCCGCCGCTTCTTGAGTCACATGGCTTTGCCGGGACGCTGACGCCTGAATTTTCGAGGAACACAGGTCTTTTAGCAGAAACGAAGGTGTTTGCAGGCGGAGCGGATAATGCCTGCGGGGCGATTGGGGCGAATATACTAAGTGAGGGCGCTACTCTTTGCAGCATTGGCACCTCTGGAGTCATTCTATCCTATGAGGCAGAGGATGACCTTGATTTCGGCGGACTCGTTCATTATTTCAATCATGGGAAAGAAGATGCCTTCTATACGATGGGAGTCACACTTTCCGCCGGCTACTCGCTCAGCTGGTTTAAGGAACAGTTTGCGAAAGAGGAAACGATGGAGCAATTGCTTGCCGGAGTGGAGGATATTCACCCCGGCGCGAACGGTCTCCTCTTTACTCCTTATCTATCCGGGGAGCGCACACCGCATCCGGATGCGAAGATACGCGCAAGCTTCATCGGAGTGGATGCGACCCATACGAGAGCCCATTTCGCCCGGGCTGTCATGGAGGGCATTACATTTTCCTTGAATGAATCGATTGAGATTTTCCGGGAGAAGGGAAAAACGATTGATACGATTGTCTCAATAGGCGGCGGTGCGAAGAATCCGGCGTGGCTGCAAATGCAGGCCGATATCTTCTCAGCCCGTGTCGTCACATTAAATAAGGAGCAAGGTCCAGCTCTTGGGGCGGCTATTCTTGCGGCCTATGGCGCCGGCTTATTCGCAAGCTTAGCAGAATGCGCGAAAGTATTCACCGCCTATAAGGATGAATATATGCCAAATCAAGAGAATGTGGAGCACTATCGCAAGCTTTACGCACTTTATAAGAAGGTGTATCCGCAAACGAAGGAAATATGCGAGAGTTTGATGGAATACCGTTAA
- the rarD gene encoding EamA family transporter RarD: MEREKKLGILVGAGSYFIWGILPMYWKLAGEIDAIEILAHRMIWSFVFMVILIGIFGKRNSVMAELRQISRQPKTLFAITAATLLISVNWFLFIFSVNGNHILSASLGYYINPLVNVVFAMLLLKERLRASETIAVLIAAIGVILLSISQGAIPWTAISLAITFSLYGLIKKTVKVNTWTGLTVETMLLTPLALIYLLFFAEHAFMGYGASLNAVAIGGGLVTVVPLLLFSSAAKQISYIMLGFLQYLAPTLMLIVAVFVYGETLTAFEWISFLSIWIALIIYTTSNIVFAKRQKRIAQYKMNANHSV; encoded by the coding sequence ATGGAAAGAGAGAAGAAATTAGGAATTTTGGTTGGGGCAGGCTCTTATTTCATTTGGGGCATCCTGCCGATGTATTGGAAGCTCGCGGGGGAGATTGATGCCATTGAAATACTGGCCCATCGTATGATTTGGTCATTTGTTTTTATGGTGATATTGATTGGAATCTTCGGCAAACGGAACAGTGTCATGGCGGAGCTTAGGCAGATTAGCCGACAGCCGAAGACGCTATTCGCCATCACAGCAGCAACCCTGCTGATTTCCGTGAACTGGTTCTTGTTCATTTTTTCCGTGAATGGCAATCATATTTTATCCGCTAGTCTTGGTTATTACATAAACCCGCTCGTTAATGTGGTTTTTGCGATGTTGCTTCTGAAAGAAAGACTCAGAGCTAGCGAGACAATCGCGGTCTTAATCGCAGCAATTGGCGTGATTCTCCTATCCATCAGTCAAGGGGCCATTCCATGGACTGCCATCAGCCTTGCGATTACATTCAGCCTGTATGGATTGATTAAAAAAACGGTCAAGGTGAATACATGGACCGGACTGACGGTTGAAACCATGCTTCTAACCCCATTGGCGCTTATTTACTTGCTCTTCTTTGCCGAACATGCCTTCATGGGCTATGGAGCAAGCTTGAATGCAGTTGCCATCGGGGGCGGTCTTGTGACGGTCGTGCCGTTGCTCTTGTTCTCATCGGCGGCCAAGCAGATCAGTTATATCATGCTCGGCTTCCTGCAATACTTGGCGCCAACCCTCATGCTGATTGTGGCGGTATTCGTATACGGGGAGACATTGACTGCCTTTGAATGGATATCCTTCCTAAGCATTTGGATAGCCCTTATCATCTATACAACAAGCAATATCGTCTTTGCTAAAAGACAGAAACGGATAGCTCAGTATAAGATGAATGCCAATCACTCCGTATAA
- a CDS encoding GNAT family N-acetyltransferase gives MVKLEKMNSSEFQRYLRFAIKNYAAEHVKAGNWDESEAVGKAAQEYEKLLSDGEKTANQYLFTIRDGEHEVGIIWLAKRSSEKGFIYDIYIREEHQGKGYGKKAMEEIEKEAKNLGLKSIGLHVFGHNAAARGLYEKIGYTETDILMEKKLT, from the coding sequence TTGGTTAAATTAGAAAAGATGAATTCAAGTGAGTTTCAAAGATACCTCCGTTTTGCCATCAAAAACTATGCGGCTGAACATGTTAAAGCAGGAAATTGGGACGAGTCAGAGGCAGTTGGCAAGGCGGCGCAAGAATATGAAAAACTATTGTCTGACGGTGAAAAAACGGCCAATCAATACCTTTTCACCATTCGAGATGGAGAGCATGAGGTCGGGATTATTTGGCTTGCCAAGCGCTCGTCCGAAAAGGGGTTTATTTATGACATCTATATTAGAGAAGAACATCAAGGCAAGGGTTACGGAAAGAAAGCCATGGAAGAAATAGAAAAAGAGGCAAAGAATCTTGGTTTAAAAAGCATAGGACTCCATGTCTTTGGCCATAATGCGGCAGCCAGAGGTTTATATGAAAAAATAGGCTATACGGAAACAGATATCCTCATGGAAAAGAAGCTCACATAA
- a CDS encoding polysaccharide deacetylase family protein: MKRKSIILACLLVLCLPGGVLAEKKIPILMYHSIAKFEGKGDKDLYVSPEDFEKQILYLREHGFTPLTFEEWDKREKVNKPVFLTFDDGYKNNLKAYEIFKKLKTDDFTPKGTFFVISDFLGRKNRLSKSDLNMLAASGLISVQSHTATHPNLTKVKDLAAELKGSKEAIEKITNKPVIALAYPFGSFNQRVIDETKKVYDFGLATSINESGGKDRQYELSRIFVTGSMTLDEFAKRVDRNRQKASE, encoded by the coding sequence ATGAAGCGGAAAAGTATCATTCTCGCCTGCTTGCTTGTCCTTTGCCTGCCGGGTGGTGTATTGGCGGAAAAGAAAATTCCAATCCTGATGTATCATTCCATTGCTAAATTCGAAGGGAAAGGGGACAAAGATTTATATGTGTCTCCAGAGGATTTCGAGAAGCAGATTCTTTATTTGCGTGAACATGGATTTACCCCGCTTACCTTTGAGGAATGGGATAAGCGGGAGAAGGTCAATAAACCTGTATTCCTGACCTTCGATGATGGATATAAGAACAATTTGAAAGCCTATGAAATCTTTAAGAAGCTTAAAACAGATGATTTCACGCCGAAAGGGACATTTTTCGTGATTTCTGATTTTTTAGGGCGCAAAAACCGTCTATCAAAATCTGATTTAAACATGCTGGCTGCATCAGGCCTGATTTCTGTGCAATCTCATACAGCGACTCATCCGAATCTGACGAAGGTTAAAGATCTGGCTGCTGAATTGAAAGGCTCGAAGGAAGCAATCGAGAAAATCACCAACAAGCCGGTAATAGCCTTAGCCTATCCATTTGGAAGCTTCAATCAAAGGGTGATTGATGAAACGAAAAAGGTGTATGATTTCGGCTTGGCAACGTCCATTAATGAGAGCGGAGGGAAAGATAGGCAGTATGAATTGTCGCGAATTTTCGTAACGGGTTCCATGACGTTAGATGAATTCGCTAAGCGAGTGGATAGAAATAGACAGAAGGCATCGGAATAG
- a CDS encoding YkvI family membrane protein, with product MKKSIYLAGAFVGVIVGAGFGSGQEILQFFTNFGMFSIPAILLSTVLFAFVGMQVAQLSSHLQATSHKEIITVLCGRYLGNALDIVLSFFLFGVGVIMIAGAGSIVTQQFGIPAFIGAIGMTVITVLTMLLKVERIIGIISSITPFLLVIVIVIVAYALMKNSINPDQVNQYADSTKASAANWVLSGLLYVSFNVAVGFSMLSVIGGTFKDKKQAGIGGIIGGILLGVLLLLINAGMMTDLAVIKNMDMPTLYLANMISPIVGNVLSIILLAMIYNTCVGMFYSFTVRFVPQGRYFGVSVSVVGIIGFALSFAGFTTLVNTVYPIMGYVGFMLLAAITWSWIRSVHHAPLQKSSMQIKADKFN from the coding sequence ATGAAAAAAAGCATTTATTTAGCCGGGGCTTTTGTCGGTGTCATCGTTGGCGCCGGGTTTGGTTCCGGGCAGGAAATCCTGCAGTTTTTCACTAATTTTGGGATGTTTAGCATCCCCGCGATTCTATTGTCTACCGTTCTATTTGCCTTTGTTGGCATGCAGGTGGCTCAGCTAAGCAGTCATCTTCAAGCCACATCACACAAAGAAATCATCACGGTCCTCTGCGGCCGCTATCTCGGCAATGCGCTTGATATCGTTCTATCATTCTTCTTATTCGGCGTCGGGGTCATCATGATTGCCGGAGCAGGTTCCATCGTTACGCAGCAATTCGGGATTCCTGCTTTCATCGGGGCTATAGGAATGACGGTCATCACCGTCCTGACGATGCTTTTGAAGGTTGAGCGGATTATCGGCATCATAAGCTCAATCACTCCATTCCTGCTCGTGATTGTCATCGTGATTGTTGCCTATGCGCTGATGAAGAATAGCATTAACCCGGATCAAGTCAATCAATATGCGGATAGCACGAAGGCATCCGCTGCTAACTGGGTCTTGAGCGGACTGCTCTATGTATCCTTTAATGTCGCGGTTGGTTTTTCCATGCTTTCAGTGATTGGCGGAACATTCAAGGACAAGAAGCAGGCAGGAATAGGCGGCATCATCGGGGGAATACTGCTAGGGGTTCTGCTTCTTCTTATCAATGCCGGTATGATGACGGATTTAGCCGTCATTAAGAACATGGACATGCCAACGCTTTATTTAGCGAATATGATATCGCCAATCGTCGGGAATGTCTTATCTATCATTCTGCTTGCGATGATTTATAACACATGCGTCGGCATGTTCTACTCCTTTACTGTTCGCTTCGTTCCGCAAGGACGTTATTTTGGGGTATCGGTCAGTGTGGTTGGCATTATCGGTTTTGCGCTGAGCTTTGCCGGGTTCACCACCTTGGTCAATACGGTCTACCCAATCATGGGCTATGTCGGCTTTATGCTGCTTGCCGCCATTACATGGTCATGGATACGATCGGTTCACCATGCACCGCTCCAAAAAAGCTCCATGCAGATTAAGGCGGATAAATTTAATTAA